From Natranaeroarchaeum aerophilus, one genomic window encodes:
- a CDS encoding DnaJ domain-containing protein gives MAEDFYDVLDVSEDATQEEITAAYREKVKEYHPDQSDREDASDRFKEVVDAEEVLGDEDERERYDRIGHAAYVGTETVEETTPTPEDVEFDGVDWEAASRDPSDGWWESHHARHRRRRDRQTSAWEWAEQSSGATAGASTPGAKTGGSATGGTASNSARGTATSGANPRQAGGGSSFAVTDSSTDPSSGGFLTPALTQETVFLVAVSLLIYPMLLVSTIVDLFLFPIRVTTGVLLFLTAGYLLTVPGIGVLVFGTLSVFVPAILFTTGLLFPLTMRVVFAVLLIWIPFGYAVAVASVVGR, from the coding sequence ATGGCAGAGGATTTCTACGACGTGCTTGACGTCTCCGAGGACGCCACCCAGGAGGAGATCACCGCCGCCTACCGCGAGAAAGTCAAGGAGTACCATCCAGACCAGAGCGACCGGGAAGATGCCAGCGACCGATTCAAGGAGGTCGTCGACGCCGAGGAGGTGCTCGGTGACGAGGACGAGCGCGAGCGCTACGACCGGATCGGCCATGCCGCTTACGTGGGTACTGAGACCGTCGAAGAGACCACGCCGACCCCGGAGGACGTCGAGTTCGATGGCGTGGACTGGGAAGCGGCCAGTCGCGACCCCTCCGATGGCTGGTGGGAGAGCCACCACGCGAGACATCGACGACGGCGTGACCGACAGACATCGGCATGGGAGTGGGCAGAGCAATCGAGCGGTGCGACCGCCGGAGCGTCGACGCCCGGTGCGAAGACAGGCGGATCGGCGACCGGCGGCACGGCGTCAAATTCGGCCCGCGGGACGGCAACTAGTGGGGCCAACCCTCGACAGGCCGGTGGGGGGAGTTCGTTCGCGGTCACCGATTCGAGCACCGATCCGTCGAGTGGCGGCTTCTTGACACCAGCGCTCACACAGGAGACGGTCTTTCTGGTCGCCGTGTCGCTGCTCATCTACCCGATGCTACTCGTGTCGACGATCGTGGATCTCTTTTTGTTCCCGATTCGTGTCACCACCGGGGTGTTGTTGTTCCTCACCGCTGGCTACCTGCTGACGGTCCCCGGCATCGGCGTCCTCGTGTTCGGCACGCTGAGCGTGTTCGTCCCGGCGATACTGTTCACGACCGGACTACTGTTCCCGCTGACGATGCGGGTCGTCTTCGCTGTGTTGCTGATCTGGATACCCTTCGGGTACGCGGTCGCAGTGGCAAGCGTCGTGGGGCGCTGA
- the menD gene encoding 2-succinyl-5-enolpyruvyl-6-hydroxy-3-cyclohexene-1-carboxylic-acid synthase encodes MTAPNRNTLWAETLIDELVASGVEAACVAPGSRSTPLTVAAASHPDLTVFSHLDERSAAYFALGRARRTGKPTPLICTSGTAAANFHPAVIEANQARVPMILLTADRPPELRDSGANQTIDQEKLYGDAVRWYRDLPEPEPTGRKLRRLRTDAARAVAKSVGHPSGPVHLNVPFRKPLEPVEVPGDVPDDLAERAPLGADGREGPFVRTSGGRIEPDDATVATLAKTVSESSRGLIVAGPSDPPIPDIDREALAAFADTTGFPILADPLSGLRFGEHVAETPVIGGYDAYLDERVTRDWPDPEVVVRVGASPTSKPLRKYLARTGARQYIVDPAGGWREAEFTATDLLEADPTALIEAVVDRLGGEAGASPDWRSRWLDAEAAYWDRIGTAREDARNGERFEGAVVATAVEGAPDPATIFVSNSMPVRDLDRFARPATAELTVLGNRGASGIDGIVSTALGAGSATDEPLVAITGDLAFYHDMNGLLALGRCGVDATIVLINNDGGGIFHMLPIESFDPPFTDQFRTPHGLDFAPTAELYGLSFASVDRLDEFADVYGASLDSDGTQVIEFRIGSEESHDRRAALQESVCERLRRMA; translated from the coding sequence ATGACTGCACCCAACCGCAACACGCTCTGGGCGGAGACGCTGATCGACGAACTCGTCGCGAGCGGAGTCGAGGCGGCCTGTGTCGCGCCGGGGAGTCGCTCGACGCCCCTGACCGTCGCTGCCGCGAGCCATCCCGATCTGACCGTCTTCTCGCATCTCGACGAGCGCTCCGCAGCCTACTTTGCGCTCGGTCGCGCCCGGCGGACCGGCAAACCGACGCCACTGATCTGTACCTCCGGGACTGCGGCGGCGAACTTCCACCCCGCAGTGATCGAGGCGAATCAGGCCCGCGTCCCGATGATTCTACTCACGGCTGATCGCCCACCCGAACTCAGGGACAGCGGCGCAAATCAGACGATCGATCAGGAGAAGCTCTACGGCGACGCGGTGCGGTGGTACCGCGACCTGCCCGAGCCGGAGCCGACCGGGAGAAAGCTCCGGCGACTCCGTACCGACGCCGCCCGCGCGGTTGCGAAGTCAGTCGGCCATCCCTCGGGGCCTGTTCACCTGAACGTCCCGTTTCGCAAACCGCTCGAACCCGTCGAGGTTCCGGGCGATGTCCCCGACGACCTCGCGGAGCGAGCCCCGCTGGGGGCAGACGGGCGCGAGGGGCCGTTCGTTCGGACGTCCGGTGGGCGGATCGAACCGGATGATGCGACGGTTGCCACCCTCGCCAAAACGGTCAGCGAATCCTCCCGCGGGCTGATCGTCGCCGGTCCCTCGGATCCGCCCATCCCCGATATCGATCGCGAGGCGCTCGCTGCGTTCGCCGATACGACCGGGTTCCCGATCCTTGCCGATCCCCTCTCCGGGCTTCGCTTCGGCGAGCACGTCGCCGAGACCCCCGTGATCGGTGGCTACGACGCCTACCTAGACGAGCGCGTCACCCGTGACTGGCCCGACCCCGAGGTCGTGGTCCGGGTTGGCGCGTCGCCGACCTCGAAGCCGCTGCGGAAGTATCTCGCACGGACTGGCGCACGCCAGTATATTGTCGATCCCGCCGGAGGGTGGCGCGAAGCTGAGTTCACCGCGACAGACCTGCTCGAAGCCGACCCGACCGCGCTCATCGAGGCGGTAGTCGACCGACTGGGCGGTGAGGCGGGGGCCAGCCCCGACTGGCGCTCGCGCTGGCTCGACGCCGAAGCGGCCTACTGGGACCGGATCGGGACGGCCCGCGAGGATGCCAGAAACGGCGAGCGATTCGAGGGGGCGGTTGTCGCCACGGCCGTGGAGGGCGCGCCCGACCCCGCCACGATCTTCGTCTCGAACTCGATGCCGGTCCGTGATCTCGATCGCTTTGCGCGTCCCGCAACTGCCGAGTTGACCGTGCTCGGAAACCGCGGCGCGAGCGGGATCGACGGCATCGTCAGTACAGCACTCGGCGCTGGGAGCGCGACCGACGAGCCGCTCGTGGCGATCACCGGCGATCTGGCCTTCTATCACGACATGAACGGCCTGCTCGCGCTCGGTCGCTGTGGCGTCGACGCGACGATCGTTCTCATTAATAACGATGGCGGCGGCATCTTCCACATGCTCCCCATTGAGTCGTTCGACCCGCCCTTTACCGACCAGTTCAGGACCCCCCACGGGCTGGACTTTGCCCCGACCGCGGAGCTATACGGTCTCTCCTTTGCCAGCGTCGACCGACTGGACGAGTTCGCCGACGTGTACGGGGCGAGTCTCGACAGCGACGGCACGCAGGTGATCGAGTTCCGGATCGGGAGCGAGGAAAGCCACGACCGACGGGCGGCGCTTCAGGAGTCGGTCTGTGAACGGCTACGCCGGATGGCCTGA
- a CDS encoding isochorismate synthase, whose product MESLGSGGDASGRGDAPLVTRRRELDAVSRRAVLDAFGPPRAVWTPPDDPSFVGWGAAATLSADGRNRLTQLQVSADRLFAHIDADDAPQGTRPRLVGGISFHDAHQPDPPWTGFDSARFVLPQLQLTWTDDSAWLTANAVGPDDPAAVDDRVEDALAEIEDATPSGRISEPPGVTSRKRCPSRERWREQVRAAIDRISGGDLQKVVLAQSLSVELERELSLPDVIARLDIAYPDCQRFLVQPGDGPVFFGATPERLVSVSGRTVETVALAGSTGRGDTTEEDEWLAAELLDSKKDIHEHELVADAVRTQLSPYASSVQTGQRTVRKLPTVQHLQTPITAELDDAEHVLTLVEALHPTPAVGGLPPDAAWETIKETEAFDRGWYASPVGWFDAAGDGAFAVGIRSAVAEADRATLFAGAGIVADSDPDREWDEVQLKYGPMLDALE is encoded by the coding sequence ATGGAATCCCTGGGCAGTGGGGGCGACGCCAGCGGACGCGGTGACGCGCCGCTTGTGACGCGACGCCGCGAACTTGACGCCGTCTCGCGTCGAGCCGTTCTCGACGCGTTCGGGCCACCGCGGGCGGTCTGGACGCCGCCGGACGACCCGTCCTTTGTCGGCTGGGGTGCCGCGGCGACGCTGTCGGCGGACGGTCGGAACCGACTAACGCAGCTACAGGTATCGGCCGACCGTCTGTTCGCCCACATTGACGCCGACGATGCGCCACAGGGCACACGACCACGGCTCGTCGGAGGCATCTCGTTTCACGATGCCCACCAGCCCGACCCGCCGTGGACCGGCTTCGACAGTGCACGGTTCGTACTGCCTCAGCTACAGTTGACCTGGACCGACGATAGTGCCTGGCTAACTGCGAACGCGGTCGGTCCGGACGATCCGGCCGCCGTCGACGACCGGGTCGAAGACGCGCTCGCCGAGATCGAGGATGCGACTCCGTCCGGCAGAATCTCCGAGCCGCCGGGAGTCACTAGCCGGAAGCGGTGCCCGTCACGGGAGCGCTGGCGCGAACAGGTTCGGGCCGCCATCGACCGGATCAGCGGCGGCGACCTGCAGAAGGTCGTTCTCGCGCAGTCGCTGTCGGTCGAGCTGGAGCGGGAGCTTTCCTTGCCGGACGTCATCGCCCGGCTTGACATCGCCTACCCGGACTGTCAGCGGTTCCTCGTCCAGCCAGGAGACGGGCCGGTCTTTTTCGGCGCGACCCCGGAACGGCTCGTTTCGGTGTCCGGTCGAACCGTCGAAACAGTTGCGCTCGCGGGGTCGACCGGCCGGGGTGACACCACCGAGGAAGACGAGTGGCTCGCCGCGGAGCTACTCGACAGCAAGAAGGATATCCACGAACACGAACTGGTCGCCGATGCCGTGCGGACGCAGCTGTCGCCGTACGCGAGTTCGGTGCAAACTGGCCAGCGCACGGTGCGAAAGCTGCCGACGGTCCAGCACCTCCAGACGCCGATCACGGCCGAACTCGACGACGCCGAACACGTCCTCACACTCGTCGAAGCGCTACATCCGACACCCGCAGTCGGCGGCTTACCGCCGGACGCCGCCTGGGAAACGATCAAAGAGACCGAGGCGTTCGATCGGGGCTGGTACGCATCTCCGGTGGGATGGTTCGACGCTGCGGGCGACGGAGCGTTCGCAGTCGGGATTCGTTCCGCGGTCGCCGAGGCCGACCGGGCGACGCTGTTTGCGGGCGCTGGGATCGTTGCGGATAGCGATCCGGACCGCGAGTGGGACGAGGTACAGCTCAAGTACGGCCCGATGCTGGATGCACTGGAGTAA
- a CDS encoding lipopolysaccharide biosynthesis protein, which produces MYRDDESIPDDEREALLTIAHGAVVTSGGVSAQRALISAVEIILARGLGPAAYGVYALAWRIAQVLVRLVTFGSVPALQRYVPEYESDPRRRSAVVGLAYATTVGFGAALAVGVWLAAPRINELTIEQAAFVPTLRAFGLLVGLLGVIMIVAGVFRAVGSARGEVVFNKLLRPGVRLIAAVAALALGYSVVGVAGAIVVGTAILVVVAAPLSVRSTGIRPSLRGTKGEAGRFYNHAGPVAMSSFGKVFQNRVDVLLVGALLSAVAAGVYNALLVLVAIAWIPLLSFNQLLPPVASDLYASDRTATLNAIYTAVTRLIITTVVPFLAVLVVYGQELLGLFGPAYTEGYVPLVVYLGGVFVGSAVGATGWLLMMTDHQYARMILDWLLAVLNVVLTYTFIVEFGLVGAALGTSLAIAVQNGIQVVLLRQFEGLWPFDRTFLTPIFAGGIAMVAMWLLGTVVSGGVAVIIGVPLGLAVYVGALRLIGVDPRDRFVVRELYASYRSNLRTRIA; this is translated from the coding sequence GTGTATCGAGACGACGAGTCGATTCCGGACGACGAACGCGAGGCACTCCTGACGATAGCGCACGGCGCAGTCGTTACCTCAGGCGGAGTCTCCGCGCAGCGTGCGCTGATCTCGGCTGTCGAGATTATCCTCGCACGGGGGCTGGGACCTGCCGCGTACGGTGTATACGCCCTGGCGTGGCGCATCGCCCAGGTTCTGGTCCGGCTCGTCACGTTTGGAAGCGTCCCGGCGCTCCAGCGGTACGTCCCCGAGTACGAAAGTGATCCACGCCGTCGATCCGCGGTCGTGGGGCTGGCCTACGCCACGACGGTCGGCTTCGGGGCCGCGCTCGCGGTCGGCGTCTGGCTGGCCGCGCCACGGATCAACGAACTCACTATCGAGCAGGCCGCGTTCGTCCCGACATTGCGCGCGTTTGGACTCCTGGTGGGACTCCTGGGCGTCATCATGATCGTTGCGGGCGTCTTCCGGGCAGTCGGCTCCGCGCGGGGAGAAGTGGTGTTCAACAAGCTGCTCCGGCCGGGCGTCCGGCTGATCGCGGCGGTCGCCGCGCTCGCGCTGGGCTACTCCGTGGTAGGCGTTGCAGGCGCAATCGTCGTCGGAACGGCGATACTTGTCGTGGTCGCCGCCCCCCTGTCTGTTCGGTCGACCGGGATTCGACCCTCGCTACGAGGCACGAAAGGAGAGGCCGGACGCTTCTACAATCATGCTGGTCCGGTCGCGATGAGTAGTTTCGGAAAGGTGTTCCAGAACCGGGTCGACGTCCTGCTCGTCGGGGCGCTCCTGAGCGCGGTCGCCGCGGGCGTGTACAACGCCTTGCTCGTGCTGGTCGCGATCGCGTGGATCCCGTTGTTGTCGTTCAACCAGCTGCTTCCACCAGTCGCTTCCGATCTCTACGCCAGCGACCGGACGGCGACGCTCAATGCGATCTACACTGCCGTAACGCGGCTGATCATCACGACTGTCGTCCCCTTCCTTGCAGTGCTCGTCGTGTACGGTCAGGAGCTACTGGGCCTGTTCGGCCCGGCGTATACTGAGGGATACGTGCCGCTGGTCGTCTATCTCGGCGGCGTCTTCGTCGGGAGCGCGGTCGGCGCGACCGGCTGGTTGTTGATGATGACCGACCACCAGTACGCGCGAATGATTCTCGACTGGCTGCTCGCCGTCCTCAACGTCGTTCTGACGTACACGTTCATCGTGGAGTTCGGACTGGTCGGAGCGGCGCTCGGGACCTCGCTCGCTATCGCCGTACAGAACGGGATTCAGGTAGTACTGTTACGACAGTTCGAGGGCCTGTGGCCGTTCGACCGAACGTTTCTCACACCGATCTTCGCGGGCGGGATCGCCATGGTGGCGATGTGGTTACTCGGCACCGTCGTTTCGGGCGGTGTCGCGGTCATAATCGGCGTCCCGCTCGGGCTCGCCGTCTACGTCGGGGCGCTCCGGCTCATCGGCGTCGATCCGCGCGACCGGTTCGTCGTCCGCGAACTGTACGCGAGCTATCGGTCGAACCTGCGGACTCGGATCGCGTGA